TTGCAATAGCAGAAGATTTAGAGCTTCTTGATAGTCTAGCAGGTATGGCCATGGAATGCCTTAGCCTTGATGTAGATCAAAGACCAACAATGATGGAGGTAGCTGGGCAACTACACATACTGAGTCGATCTCGTAAGGTGCAAGACGTTTGACaaaattaatccttaaggaggtgTCTTTTGGTTAGGAGAAAATTTGTAACTGCATTTCTAAGGTAGCCGAGTGTTTGTGCACTGCATTTGTAACCGTATTTCTAAGGAGGCAGTACGCTTGTATGCTGCATTTGTAACCGTGTGTCAAAGAACTACATTTTTTTTTACCAAATTTGTAACTGTGTTACAGATAGTACGTCGTATTTTCTTGCACCTGTAGAGTTTCAACGTGCTTTACAGGTTGTATGAAAAACCTTTGCCTCCTTTTCCCCCTCACTTTCTCTCACCTGTCCCGTGCTGCATAATTAGTATGCTCACCGTCATGTTTAATGAGGTAATCGTATTCAAATAGTACATGCTATCGAATATTATCCAACAAGCTGAAGAGCAAGTCCGTATTGTCCGAGAAAATCTGAAGGCGGCTCAAGACCGCCAGAAGAGCAATTACGATCGCATGTGATCAATCTTATCTGCATGTCACTCCTATGAAGGGCACTCACCGCTTCGGAATCAAGGGCAAGTTAGCTCCACGCTACATTGGTCCTTTCCGCATTATTGCTATACGTGGTCAGGTGGCATATAAATTGGAGTTGCCGCCGCAATTCTCTCATATCCACAacgtcttccatgtgtcgcaacttcgtcgttGCTTCAAGGAATCTCTGCACCGACCAGTGGATCATGAATTGCTCGGATTCGGAGGTGTGGTGGAGCTCTGGGCCAAAGTCCAGCCCTGACTTTGGGTCGGTGCCGGCAACGGCGGCGCCATGGCGTcgttccccttcttgaaggcgttgtcgTGGAGCTCCATTACACGACTCTCCGGGATAAATCTCTAGCTTCGGATGGTCGAAGCGGGCAATGACGGCGGCTACGTCGTTTCCTTCTTTGAGGCATCGCCTTGGAGAGTCAGCATATTGCAGTTTGCACGGATCTCTTCGTCGTCGGGGACAGTGGACGTTGGGGCGGCGACTCCGGGTGGTTTCTGATTATGCGCCGAGATGGCGATCTCGGGAACAATGTGAGTGGCAACTCTATGAGGTGGGGCTCTATCTCGACATTGGTTGGGTGGCATCCTTGTCCCGCTTGGGCGGTAGGGGTGTCAATGCGCCCAGAGGGCAAGTAGACAGCAAAAAAGACAGATAGATCCAAACTTTGCATGCTACTGACTGCATTCATCATCagatttctttcctttcctttcctgGAGCTTGCAAGCAAGCACAAAGGGATCAATCAGTCTTGTTCCTCTTCTTCTACACTAAAGAATGATGAATTACAACATACACAAAGTTGCGACACGACACCGTAAACTTAATTTCTGTGTCATCCTAATTTAATTGccgtttttcttctttctcatgtgGATCACGTCCCCGTTCCTTCCCGGGAGCGTCTCATGCTCTCGTCCATCAGCTTGAACGTCTTCTTCACAAGCTTCTGGTCCAGCGCCGTCGTTCTGTAGATCTTGAACACCCGGTCGACACGCTCGGGCTTGCTGCTCTGGAAGTAGACCTCCTCAAACTTCTTCTTCACGAACCTGCACTCAAGTATATTATAAAAGTAAAACACCATACCATAAGAGCAAACTGACTGAAACAAATAATGTATTTTCCTCTCGAATGTGCCAAATTTGTTGAGGACTGTGTGCACTCACTCATAGGCATGCTCCACATCCTGTTTGCCAGGCGCGATTGGCTCATAGTCCTTAAACCACTCGCACACCGTCAAAGGAACCTTTTGTATTTTCCTCTCGAATATGTCAAATTTGTTGAGGAACAGCATGAAGGATGTTTTCTGGACCGATCGAAAGCAACATCACATCAAGTAGAGTAGGATCAGGATCAGAAATACTCCAAAATAGCTTCAATTCTTTGCTTTAAAACGGGAAATTTGAGACAGACCTCAAAACATGTTTGCTTTAACACCCAGTCGAACAGCTCCTTGGTCTCCATCATCCTGTTCTGCGTCTCATCCTCAAATAACAACTGATCGTACCTGACAGACATTAACAGCCTCCAAACATCTATTCATGTATTCATGTACTCAGTGCAGCACAAGAAAATGAGATTGTTGTACTCACTCGCTAATGGCAGCACAAAAGATAACTGCATCAACACCTTCAAAGAGATGAATCCACTTCCTCCTCTCATTCCTTTGACCCCCTACGTCGTACAGCCTGTACACCTCTCCGCCCCTTTTGCTCTCTCCAAGGGGGCTGCATGCACAGACAGAAACTCTCTTCAGTCTGTCATTCTGTATGTATGTATCTGAGCAGAGCAAAAGATGATATATGCAAACCTAAATTAACCAGATTACCTAAACTGAATTTCTACAACCCCATTTGTCCGCACTCTTGCATGGAGCACATCCTCCTGCAAAGCATCTCGAAATGTTAGCAGAGAAAAAAAATCTGACCATCATTATATCTATCCATCTGATCTGATAACCAGTAAATAAATCTCTCCAGATAAGAATTTAATTGTGGATAATTACAGACCGACCTTTGTTGGTACGTAATCTGCTTCAGCTAATCGGTCCAAATTGTCCATGAAGTAGTGTGCACAGTCAGGAACTTGCAGCACACTTCCACACGAGTAAGTTTCCTACACAGTAGAAAGATGCATTTCTTTATAACTAAGTTGGTTGTTTGACGTCATTCACATCTCTTTACAGAAACCGAAACAAAAACCTGAATGGCTTGATCTTCCCATAATTTTCTCACATCCTGTACGAGTTCTTTGTTAAGCGAAGGGTAATCCAACCTGCCTCCGATTTCTGATAGTTTTTCTCCAATCTCCTGAAGATAGGATAGGAAAATCAAAGGAGCAGAGCAATACATAAAAGGGAAAAGTATTCGACAGTTGGATATGTATTCGAGAATGACAGTGGAAAAGCAGCAAAACACAATACTGCCTGCTTAAAGCAGGGTGTTTACGGGTCTGAAGAGGTTCATCTAGATCTAGTGCAGCAGAGCTGCAATGCGAGGTCTGAAGAGGTTCGATTGTAGCCCTAGCTACAGTAGTTGTAGTTGTGTAACAAACAGATGATGGTTATCAGTTTGAAATAGAAACTGCTGCTTGCTCTCTGGACAATAATACTGCTTAACAAGGAACTGCTGCTCCAGTTGTAAATTGTAGCAGATGATGGTTATCATGTTGCAAGATATTACATCATGTTGTAAGTTGGACAGGTTTGATTGAACATAGCCTAGCCTAGCTGGTTGTGTAACTGTAATGCTGCTTCAGTTGTAACAGAGCACAGTTATCATGTTGCTGCGAGACATTGGTGTTGCTTATGTCGGAATCCACCAAATGTAACTCTACTACTTACTGAACAAAATAGGATGCACGGACCTGATTATCGGGTAATATCACATATTTTGAAGACTCGGATTCCACTTGGGCAAGCTCTTTAGCTCCATCATATAGTATCTGTGCAAATTCAACTCACTATTACTCAGGGAAAATATGTGCAAAACACACAGGCCCCCATAAGAAGATGATAAAGCTGCCTACATGATCCCCACGAAGCAATAGGAGGAAGAGGGGAAAAAAACCATATATATTAAAACACACCCGTTCCAGTAGTAGGAGCATACTTTGATTGTCTGGAACACGTTGGCATGGATGACGGGCGTATAGCCCTTGAGTTCTGCCTCGTCGAAGCCGGTTCGGAAAAGAAGCTTGATCTGAAGATAAACAAACAAACATTCAGTAAACGTAAGGCATCATACTATATTTCCATGGGGCCATGGGGCAGGGAAGGATAATACAATACAATggaggggttcttgcctgtttaaATATCGTGGACTTTCCTGATTCTCCGGCACCTGAAAAAGACAGAAAGCATCGGCATCCTATTAGGAATCGTTCGGTCCTGATTCTGAAGCAAAGCAGGCTAAAGAAGAGAGCTAACTATCGGGAATTGGTTCAAGTAATGTTTGTTTTCAGTGATCCCCATCATTAATGAGAAAgcttgcaaaaaaattcaaaaatcaaAAACAAAGGAGATACACAAATGAACTTGGTTAGAAAGATATAGTTCAGTGAAGCAGTAAATTCAAATTGTGAAGATAAAATTGAGACTAGCAGGCATAAGAAGAAATGCGTGTAAAAGTTAAAGTGAGTTGGCAGTTTAGTTACCAAG
This portion of the Triticum dicoccoides isolate Atlit2015 ecotype Zavitan chromosome 7A, WEW_v2.0, whole genome shotgun sequence genome encodes:
- the LOC119330797 gene encoding guanine nucleotide-binding protein alpha-1 subunit-like, with product MSMLACALQTMGSSCSRPHSVNEADAADNTRSADIDRRILHETKADQHIHKLLLLGAGESGKSTIFKQIKLLFRTGFDEAELKGYTPVIHANVFQTIKILYDGAKELAQVESESSKYVILPDNQEIGEKLSEIGGRLDYPSLNKELVQDVRKLWEDQAIQETYSCGSVLQVPDCAHYFMDNLDRLAEADYVPTKEDVLHARVRTNGVVEIQFSPLGESKRGGEVYRLYDVGGQRNERRKWIHLFEGVDAVIFCAAISEYDQLLFEDETQNRMMETKELFDWVLKQTCFEKTSFMLFLNKFDIFERKIQKVPLTVCEWFKDYEPIAPGKQDVEHAYEFVKKKFEEVYFQSSKPERVDRVFKIYRTTALDQKLVKKTFKLMDESMRRSREGTGT